A genome region from Gigantopelta aegis isolate Gae_Host chromosome 3, Gae_host_genome, whole genome shotgun sequence includes the following:
- the LOC121369455 gene encoding ras-related protein Rab-35-like → MAREYDHLFKLLIIGDSGVGKSSLLLRFADNTFSGTYITTIGVDFKIRTVDVGGEKVKLQIWDTAGQERFRTITSTYYRGTHGVIVVYDVSSGESFANVKRWLHEIDQNCDVVNRILVGNKDDDADRKVVLTQDAERFADQMGIQLFETSAKENKNVEEMFLAITKLVLVSKKESQKKQADQSQQGIRLGSKEAKEKKKCC, encoded by the exons GGGTCGGTAAAAGTAGTTTACTTTTGAGGTTTGCTGACAATACGTTTTCAG GAACCTACATCACAACAATAGGTGTGGACTTCAAGATTCGCACGGTCGATGTTGGTGGTGAGAAAGTCAAACTACAGATCTGGGATACAGCTGGCCAGGAGCGATTTAGAACAATAACATCAAC GTATTACCGGGGAACTCATGGTGTCATTGTTGTCTATGATGTTTCTAGTGGAGAATCATTTGCCAATGTCAAGAGATGGCTTCATGAAATAGATCAAAACTGTGATGTTGTTAATAGGATATTGG TGGGAAATAAAGATGACGATGCTGATAGAAAGGTCGTGTTGACTCAGGATGCCGAGAGATTTGCTGACCAGATGGGGATCCAGCTTTTTGAAACCAGCGCcaaggaaaacaaaaatgtggaAGAG aTGTTTTTAGCAATTACTAAACTAGTACTGGTATCGAAGAAAGAATCCCAGAAAAAGCAGGCCGACCAATCACAACAGGGCATTCGACTCGGTTCAAAGGAagccaaagaaaaaaagaaatgttgttGA